The segment tcaattgatacattttaaagtacttaactatagagaacatacacaaATTATATGGTAATACAAAATCTAAGTTTAcccactcccaggaatgtcatacattagcttatacactaactttcacacatctagatggcggGCTGGGTGGGtatggagccagagacagcagggttcaaaatgtagaacccagttcctacatttgaatataaaaatggattttatcaaacaactTTGCTACATTTGAtttctgggaccctcaggatgacaaatcggagcaagattactgaatgtaagtacattatttaccttcacaGGTGAATGTATCAAATCAGTTTCCGTGATAAAAGTTTTTTGTtcctgtgcactctcctcaaacaatagcatggtatttttttcactgtaatagctactgtaaattgggctGTGCAGTTAGATGAAGAAgattttaagctttctgcccatataagacatgtcgatgtcctgggaaatgttcttgttacttacaatgtcatgctaatcacattagcgcatgttagctcaaccgtctaGGTagagggacaccgatcccgtagaggttaagggcttgtatgtaatcatttcacggtaaggtctactacaccggttgtattcggtgcatgtgaaaaatctaatttgatttgtttttcaCACCGTTGAATGTtttttgttattctgtctcttacGGTGACTACAGCATAGATCACTATGTTTAGGCCTACTCCTGGAACTGGTAGTGGTGACAACTTGTGCAAACTCAGAGACTTCTCATACACTAAATTAAAATGTAGGGGCAGACCTTGgggatggtgttggggtgcttcAGGCAGACAGACTGGAGGAAAGAGGAGGTCTGAGATTCAGTGGCGTTGAGACCCAGGTGGAACCGGCTCAGAACCGCCATCGTACGGCAGGAATCACAGTCAGAGGATAGGAGCATctctggagaggaggaagggcgGGGGAGTCAGGGTTACAGAGGGCTACAATGTGGAAGAGCAGCACCAAGTGAGACGGACAATCTACAGACCATGGACTGCATAAACAACGAGgggtgaagaggagagagcagaaaGGAAATGTGTTACCTACCACAGTCTTCTATCAGTATAGACGACACACCACGCATATAACTTTATGATTGAGGAGGATAGAGCCCTGGTCTGAACAAATTATCCCACTCACCCATGCTGTTGGTCTCCTGGAACAGGTGCAGCAGGGCACAGATGGAGTAAGGGGCGGCTGACGGCAGCAGGAAGTTAACTATCTTCTTGCCATACTTGTTGATGAAGTCATTGCACTGGTCCTTGTAGCTGGCAGGCAGAAggccacacacacctcccatTAGCTTCACTATGGCATCCTGCAAGGTTCAAGGGGAACAAGGGTGTCCAGCAAAAAGTGTTtttgtctgtgtgttagtgggtGCAGACGTATGAAAATAAGAATGCATTACCTCAATCTTATCCGTAGGCAAAACGCTCTCCAGTTTCTTCATGAGATAAACACAGAAGGTACATTGTGGGCTGACCTGCACCTAGAGAGGAGATGACATGGTGACAGAGCGTTCAGTGCAGACAGATAATGACTAACTGACAGCCAAATAATTTAGAACAAGACAAACACATTGACAAACAAACAGAAAGGGCATGAATGGGACTTCTGCTCCTAAACTGTACAAAAGTTCAGCTCTCACTCGCCTCTGGGTTGGTGCCTGAGTCAAGGACAGCGTTGGACAGGTCCATGTCAGTGATGGTAGGAGAAAGCTGTTTAGGTGCTCCCCTCTTTGAGTGGACAGCACACAGTCCCAATACCATACATGTCTCACCTGGCTTCTACAGATATGAAGGATGGAGGAA is part of the Salvelinus namaycush isolate Seneca chromosome 18, SaNama_1.0, whole genome shotgun sequence genome and harbors:
- the LOC120063498 gene encoding prosaposin-like, with the protein product MAVLQFIVSIFIAYFCIGETMVIREPTRAKLDITQQSSTSDICSDCSQIIELFTDMISNTDTQELINSTLDDLCLHLPGGVAQSHCVSQVQMYLPQALQYLIGILKPGETCMVLGLCAVHSKRGAPKQLSPTITDMDLSNAVLDSGTNPEVQVSPQCTFCVYLMKKLESVLPTDKIEDAIVKLMGGVCGLLPASYKDQCNDFINKYGKKIVNFLLPSAAPYSICALLHLFQETNSMEMLLSSDCDSCRTMAVLSRFHLGLNATESQTSSFLQSVCLKHPNTIPKCEMFTKLYGPRLQKVLGSHMDACERADVCVVVKEQHLLRKNQCTWGPIYICRDVKTSQECGMVDFCQKVMRN